The DNA window gtgctgctatgaatataggggtgcatgtatcttttccaattagaggTTTTCATCTTTCCTGGCATATTCTGACGTTTGTCTGCTTGAGTATCTATTGCTAAGGGGGATGCTTAAAAAATCTCCCACTTTGACATTTGTAAGGTAAGGTATTTTAGATCTGATGTAAGGTATTTTAGATCTTTTCCCCTCATTTCAGATCTTCAATTCTGCAGTGCATTTTACATCAATAGCATATCTCAACCCATACCATCCACATGTTTGAGTAGTTCTTTTgattcttgctttatttatttcaaaactaTATTATTAAGCACATATACATTTAGAATTGTTATAATTTCCTGACAGAGGCTTAGTTGTCTCTAAGTAAGGAAGGCTTCCTACATTAAAGTCTATGCTGTCCAATAATAACAGGGTTAAATCAACTTTCTTTCTGGCTATTTACAGCCCTTAACTGGCAATTTGTAAtatcttttaagtttaaatgcAAACAACTTgctactaattttctttttttctttttcttccatttctttttttccgtttctttcttccttccttctttttttctttctttctttctctctctctctttctttctttcttccatttctttctttgcttttgagggccacacctgtggcatatgttcccaggctaggggtcgaattggagctacaactgctggcctatgccacagccacagcaacacgggatctgagctgcatctgcaacctacactagagctcatagcagtgccacatcctcaacccactaagcaaggccagggatcaaacccacattctcgtggatactagtcaggttcttaacccgctaagccgcaatgggaactcctgtgattttaacttttttatccAGCCTGACAATATTTGTCTTGTAATTTGAGTATTGTACTGATGCTGTCCAATAGCAATATAATGTGAGCCatctttgtaatttaaaattttctagcagccacaatcaaaagatgaacaaaatggTGAAATtacttttgatatatatatatattttttcttttgtctttttgccatttctagggccgctcccgcagcatatggaggttcccaggctaggggtcgaatcagagctgtagcctccggcctatgccagagccacagcaacgtgggatccgagccgcatctgcaacctacaccacagcccactgagcaagggcagggaccgaacccccaacctcatggttcctagtcggattcgttaaccactgcaccacaataggaacttcaattttgatatattttatttaaccacaTAGCCAAAATGTTATTCTCTCAGAATTGAATACCTATAAAATTAGTAAgatattttgaactttttaaattCCAGGTTTCCAAATTCTGGAGTGCATTTCACACTCAATTCAgatcatacacattttaaaaagtgctcatttgactattcacgatagccaggacatggaaacaacctaaatgtccatcgacagatgattggattcggaagaggtggtatatatacacaatggaatactactcagccataaaaaagaatgacataatgccatttgcagcaacatggatggaactagagaatctcatactgagtgaaatgagccagaaagacaaagacaaataccatatgatatcacttataactggaatctaatatccagcacaaatgaacatctcctcagaaaagaaaatcatggacttggagaagagacttgtggctgcctgatgggagggggagggagtgggagggatcgggagcttgggcttatcagacacaacttagaatagatttacaaggagatcctgctgaatagcattgagaactttgtctagatactcatgttgcaacagaagaaagggtgggggaaaaatataactgtaatgtatacatgtaagaataacctgacccccttgctgtacagtgggaaaataacaaataaataaataaataaataaaaagtgctcATTTGAAACATATGGTTTGGTGGTCACTGTATGAAATAGTGCCGATTTAGACCATCTACATTTATTTCAATTAACAATATGTCTGGATTTATTATCCACTTTCTGATTGTCCCTTTCTTTCTatattgttttctctctccttccttgccTTGTTTGGGATCTTCCtcatttcagttttttcctcCATTCAGTTTAGCAATTGTACATTTTACCCCGTTCTTTTGGACATTTTCTTAAGACACTTTAATTTATAAATGCAATCTATCAAGGTCTAGCATTATTGTCTTTTTCATCTCCAAAAGCCTCTGTCAGCATCCACTCTCACCCCCTACAGGCCATTCTCTGAATAGCAGTCAAAGGGAGATTGTATGGTAAATTCTTTTTTGAATGTGTAAAATATGCAAAATCATGCATCATCAAACGTAACGACATCTGTTTGACCAAAAACATTTTAGGATAAAAAACCTTTTTATACTatgtcaaaaattaaaagtactggaattcccattgtggctcagcaggtgaaggatcggACACAGTGTccctccctgaggatgcaagttcaatctttggcctctcTCATGgcgttagggatctggcattgccacaaggtgcagtgcagtgtaggttgcagatgcagctcagatctgatgttgccatggctgtgacatgggccagcagccacagctctgattcaacccctggactgggaaatttcatgtgctgcaaacacagccataaaaagaaaaaaaagaaaaaagaaaaagaaaattactaatCAAAGGGAACAAAGGCCACTCAACTATCtcagagaagcaaaaaggaacaaaatattgtaaattcatttttttaaaagttgtttaaacatcttatagttatttttaattgagatatgaCCGATACACAAGAAGAGCTGTACACATTTAATGTATATATCTCTATGAGTTTGAAGATAAGTAGACACCCTTAAAACAATTTCCATAAACAATGCTATAAACTTAACCATCACCCCTAAaagcttcttcctttctaattttttttttttttttgtcttttctggggccccacccgtggcatatgaatgttcccaggctaggggtctaatcggaactgtaggtgccggcctacaccacagccacagcaacgcgggatctgagccgcatctgccacctacaccacagctcaaggcaacgctggatccttaacccactgcgtgaggccagagatcgaacctacaacctcatgattcctagttggattcgttaaccactgagccacgatgggagcgccatctaattttttttttgtgataagaACATTTAACCTAAGATCTAcccacttaaaaaattttatgtatataatacaatatttttaacatatgcATTATGCTGTGTAGTAGATCTTAGGACTCATTCTTCTTTCATAACTGAAACTCTGTaaccattaaacaataactccccatcccccagcctctGGAACCAACCATTCTATATCCTGCCTCTACAAATTTGACTATGAAGTccctcacataagtggaatcatagtgTATGTCcttttttctggcttatttcaaagTAGCGTAATTACTtcaaattcatccatgttgtagcaagtagcaaaatttctttttttaaggctgaaaaatattctcttgtatgtatacaccacatttccTTTTGTgagtgtgtgctttttagggctgcactcgcagcatatggaagttcccaggcttggggtctaagtgaagccacaaccacagcaatccgagccatgtctgggacctacaccactgctcatggcaacaccagatccctgacccacagggatcgaacctgcattctcgtgaatactagtcagattcgttaaccctgtGCCACAAATGGAACTTCTGCCACATCTCATTTATCCAAGcatttgatgatggacatttaggttgtttccatatctttgccaTTGTAAATAATCCTTCAATGAACACAGAAGTGCAAGTAACCCTTTGAGATCCTGACTCCAACTTCTATCCAGAAGTAAGATTGATACATGGTaaggtagttctagttttagttttttgaggagcttccatactgttttccataggcaCTGCACTATTTTGTATTTCCgccaacacacaaacacacacacacacatatgcaaacatacacacacacgccctACTAAGATATTgattgggattgcactgaatttataGATCAATAGATGTTAATGTAGAATTCACTGTAGAATGATCTtcacaatattaagtcttctcaCCCATAATCATGGTATAGCCTTCTATCTGTTTAGATTTTAAGTTTctcaataatgttttatatttatatgttttatatgtgtatatttatatattttatatatttattttgtgtagAATTTTTGCCCTGCTTTCATTAGATTTAATCTCAAGTATTTGCTGTTTTTTGATACTATTGCAAGTAGCACagttttcaaatgtctttttctAAAGTTGTTAATACATAAAATCatcattgattaatgttttgattttgtcatttctttgctatataaatttatatatactattaaatatatataaatttattaaataaatttatttaataattattaaatatgtgTATAGAGTcgtttatttttctatgtatgcAATTATGTAATCTGCAAATAATGTAGATTATTGATTTCTTCCCTTTCAAcccttttgctttattcttttttttctagatagagaattttaatgaaatcagCATAGTTAAGACCAAAAAGATAAGGTAGACATTGTCAGTTTATCTCCAGCTCTTGCCTTAACAGGATAGTAAAATGAACACAACTTGAAGCATAGGCGAATCTTTCTCTGTTCGGTAAGACGGTGAAGGGATCTTCTCAATATTTAAATCCATTAATATAACCAGCTatagaaatctaaatataaaaccagtCTCCTAGAGGTTTTGAGAAAGTATTCACCATCTTCCTGAAAAATTTAACATTCCTTCTTCAATTTTAATCATCTCTTTAGAAGGGGAAAAGAGTGATAGTACTTGCTGGACTAGAATTACTACAAAAATTCTAAAAGCAGACCGTATTCATTTACTCACCAAGCCAATCTTATTTAAATGAGGACTATCCAACAGAAACATCCCATCAGCTATTCATGATCTGAATTCTAGTGTGTGAGATCAATTTAAATATGGTACACATATAAAAATCaggagacagggagttcccattgtggctcagtgggttaagaacctgactaggaaccatgaggatccaggttcgatccctggcctcactcaatgggttaaggctccggcattgccatgagttgtggtgtaggttgcagatgaagcttagaTCTGGAGtcactgtggctgcagtgtaggctggtagctgcagctctgatttgacccctagcctgggaacttccatatgccacaggtgtggccctaaataataataatagcagtcaTAAGACATTTCAGTTTTGTAATAAATAAAGTGGTGGCCAACTACTATTCACTAGCAGCTTTTTTGAGATAAGCTATCAAgtctcccttttctcccttcttcttaaTGCTGACAAAGATCATTTTTGTTCCAGGGATGTACTTCTTGCGATCCTCCAAGTACTCCCTCAGCGTCTCCTCTCCCCAGGTGATGCCTTTGTTCTTGTTGACATCTACGGAAGAGAATCCAACAGTCTGACCTGTGTTCCACCCAAACAGACCATGGAGGTTTGGCCCAGTTTTCTGCTTGCCTCCCTTTTCCACAGTATGGCACTGGGCACACTTCTGAACAAAAATCTTGTTCTTCTCAACATCacccatttttatatctttttttttttttgtcttttttagggctgcacccatggcatatggaggttcccaagctaggggtcgaattgtagctgtagccactggcctacgccacagccacagcaatgacagattcaagccacatctgtgacctacaccacaggtcatagcaatgccggatccttaagccactgagcaaggccagggattgaacctgcgtcatcatggataccagtcagatttatttcccttgctccacgaagggaactccgcaGCGGGAACGCCACTGCATCACCCAATTTTAAATCCTTCTTTCGCCATGCACAACAGAGAAGGGGCAAGCCAacatcccttttccttttttcttttttttattttagggccccaGATGCGgtatgtggaacttcccaggctaggggtcgaatcggagctgcagctggtggcctacagcgcagtcacagcaattctggatctgaaccatgtttgcgagctacaccacagctgacagcagtgacagatccttaatccactgaacaagaccagagattgaacctgcatccactagtcgggttcattctcactgatccataatgggaactcccacttatctTTTTAAACTTGTAGTGTTCTATGGGAACAGTTTGTAATTAcagagacaatttttaaaatacttgtaaGAATATTCACATTTTCTACTCTTTGTATCCATTTTAGCAAGTTGTGTTTCTCTAgaaatttctctatttatttaaattttcaagtatattaaaaggttttttaatcttcttatttTAATCACTG is part of the Sus scrofa isolate TJ Tabasco breed Duroc chromosome 2, Sscrofa11.1, whole genome shotgun sequence genome and encodes:
- the LOC100519295 gene encoding cytochrome c-like; the encoded protein is MGDVEKNKIFVQKCAQCHTVEKGGKQKTGPNLHGLFGWNTGQTVGFSSVDVNKNKGITWGEETLREYLEDRKKYIPGTKMIFVSIKKKGEKGDLIAYLKKAASE